The Niallia alba genome includes a window with the following:
- a CDS encoding YlaN family protein, protein MTSEMIINHKEKANELLKADAEKILKLIKVQMDNLTMPQCPLYEEVLDTQMYGLSKEIDFAIRLGLVEEQVGKKILDELEKELSILHEASIRK, encoded by the coding sequence TTGACTTCTGAAATGATTATTAATCATAAAGAAAAAGCAAATGAGTTATTGAAAGCAGATGCTGAAAAAATATTAAAACTAATTAAAGTTCAGATGGATAATTTAACAATGCCACAATGTCCTCTATATGAAGAGGTATTGGATACGCAAATGTATGGATTGTCTAAAGAGATAGATTTTGCTATTCGATTAGGATTAGTAGAAGAACAAGTTGGTAAGAAAATTTTAGATGAGTTGGAAAAGGAATTATCGATTTTGCATGAAGCATCTATAAGAAAATAA
- a CDS encoding FtsW/RodA/SpoVE family cell cycle protein: protein MVKKILKSYDYTLIIAMVLLILFGLIMIYSASMVSAVQYYGEDSSDFFYKRQFKYILVAGIAFIVVAIFPYKALLSNKILVPMVFGSIMFLSGIFLFGSVYGNAQSWYKIGTASLQPAEFVKLAVIIYLSAIYSKKQSYINEFNRGVVPPLAYLVIVCALVTIQPDFGTAAIIFMIGATVILCSGMNWKNLSKLMLIGLSFLLLLVFIMQLAGKSIFTEKQMARIFVFLDSPFAEEVVQESGYHMSNSLIAIGSGGLKGVGLGQGVQKLGYLTDGHTDFIMAVIAEELGIFGVGFVVVGLSYIVLRGIYTGLKCKDPFGSLLAIGISSMIGIQAFINIGGVSGLIPLTGVPLPFISYGGSSLLQLSIGMGILVNVSMFVKYERVYKPKEEGVPDVPEQKQSTSTFVRPNRNF from the coding sequence ATGGTAAAGAAGATATTAAAATCGTATGATTATACACTGATTATAGCAATGGTACTATTAATTTTATTTGGGTTAATTATGATTTATAGTGCTAGTATGGTTTCGGCAGTTCAATATTATGGAGAAGATAGTAGCGATTTTTTTTATAAGAGGCAATTTAAATATATATTAGTTGCGGGAATCGCCTTTATTGTTGTAGCAATTTTTCCGTATAAAGCTTTATTAAGTAATAAAATATTAGTCCCAATGGTATTTGGCTCTATTATGTTTTTAAGTGGAATCTTTTTGTTTGGTAGTGTTTATGGAAATGCGCAAAGCTGGTATAAGATTGGGACAGCAAGTCTTCAGCCAGCGGAGTTCGTTAAATTAGCTGTTATTATTTATTTATCGGCTATTTATTCTAAAAAGCAGTCGTATATCAATGAATTTAATAGGGGAGTTGTCCCTCCACTAGCCTATTTGGTTATTGTTTGTGCGTTAGTTACTATTCAGCCGGATTTTGGAACAGCTGCCATCATTTTTATGATTGGTGCAACCGTTATTCTTTGTTCAGGAATGAACTGGAAAAATTTATCGAAGTTAATGCTGATTGGTCTATCATTTCTGTTATTATTAGTTTTCATCATGCAGTTAGCTGGTAAAAGCATCTTTACAGAAAAGCAAATGGCGAGAATTTTTGTTTTTCTAGATTCTCCATTTGCAGAAGAAGTCGTGCAAGAATCTGGTTATCATATGAGTAACTCGCTTATTGCTATTGGCTCTGGTGGTCTTAAAGGGGTAGGCTTGGGACAAGGTGTACAAAAATTAGGTTATTTAACAGATGGTCACACCGATTTTATAATGGCAGTAATTGCTGAAGAATTAGGTATTTTTGGGGTAGGCTTTGTAGTAGTGGGGCTAAGTTATATTGTTTTACGAGGGATTTATACAGGCTTAAAGTGCAAAGATCCTTTTGGGAGCTTATTAGCAATCGGCATCTCCAGTATGATCGGAATACAAGCTTTTATTAATATTGGTGGGGTTTCTGGATTAATTCCGCTGACTGGTGTCCCGTTACCTTTCATTAGTTATGGGGGATCGTCCTTATTGCAATTATCAATTGGAATGGGAATTTTAGTTAATGTTTCGATGTTTGTTAAATATGAAAGAGTTTATAAACCAAAAGAAGAAGGTGTTCCGGATGTTCCAGAGCAGAAGCAATCTACTTCGACTTTTGTACGTCCAAACCGAAATTTTTAA
- the cyoE gene encoding heme o synthase: MANSRVYPEAKLTNKQSETTAWKDFLALIKIGIVNSNLITVFTGIWLAIVFTDVKFLEQIDTVLYTLTGSGLIIAGSCVLNNFIDRDIDPLMERTKARPTVTGKVKPVRVAVLGFGFLLIGTLFLLLTTITATVIALVGAFSYVVIYTMWSKRRLVSNTVIGSFSGAVPPLIGWAAIDPGLHVMAWSLFLIMFVWQPPHFYSLAIRRVEEYRAAGIPMLPVVKGFEVTKKHTYIWIVALFPLPFLLYQIGIPFLILATLLNIGWVITGIRASKKQDEYKWATAMFIYSIQYLTVLFVSMVVFTLF, translated from the coding sequence ATGGCTAATTCTCGCGTTTATCCTGAAGCCAAATTGACAAATAAACAATCAGAAACAACTGCCTGGAAGGATTTTCTCGCATTAATTAAAATAGGAATCGTGAATTCAAACTTAATCACTGTATTTACCGGTATCTGGCTTGCAATAGTTTTCACAGATGTTAAGTTTTTAGAGCAAATTGACACTGTATTATATACATTGACAGGTTCAGGGTTGATTATTGCCGGTTCCTGTGTGTTAAATAATTTTATAGATCGTGATATTGATCCATTAATGGAAAGAACGAAGGCAAGGCCGACCGTAACAGGGAAAGTAAAGCCTGTAAGAGTTGCTGTTTTAGGTTTTGGCTTTCTGTTAATTGGAACACTATTTTTATTATTAACTACCATTACCGCAACAGTTATTGCTTTAGTAGGTGCATTTAGCTATGTTGTGATATATACAATGTGGTCGAAGCGTCGACTTGTATCAAATACCGTTATTGGAAGTTTTTCAGGAGCCGTTCCACCACTAATTGGATGGGCTGCAATTGATCCTGGACTTCATGTAATGGCTTGGAGCTTGTTTTTAATTATGTTTGTTTGGCAGCCTCCGCATTTTTACTCGTTAGCAATTCGAAGAGTGGAAGAGTACCGTGCAGCAGGGATTCCAATGCTTCCTGTTGTTAAAGGGTTTGAAGTAACAAAAAAACATACGTATATATGGATTGTCGCATTATTTCCACTGCCATTTTTGTTATACCAAATCGGTATTCCATTTTTAATATTAGCAACGTTACTAAATATCGGTTGGGTTATTACAGGAATTCGAGCAAGCAAAAAACAAGATGAATATAAATGGGCTACAGCGATGTTTATTTATTCCATCCAATATTTAACGGTTCTATTTGTTTCAATGGTAGTATTTACATTATTCTAA
- a CDS encoding DUF420 domain-containing protein, whose translation MEFTLPILPTISTSFIILSAIFVAIGWGLIKKRKRKEHQTVMLFAAIFAVIFFIIYASRTIFIGNTSFGGPDDIKIYYTIFLIFHITLATIGAVLGIIMLYTGYKKQYAKHRKLGPMTSIIWFITAITGTAVYLLLYVFYHGGETTSVIKAILGF comes from the coding sequence ATGGAATTTACATTACCGATTTTGCCAACAATTAGTACTTCATTTATCATTTTAAGTGCCATTTTTGTAGCAATTGGTTGGGGATTAATTAAGAAAAGAAAAAGAAAAGAGCATCAGACCGTCATGCTTTTTGCAGCAATTTTTGCAGTAATCTTTTTCATCATTTACGCATCAAGAACGATTTTTATTGGTAACACTTCTTTCGGTGGACCTGATGATATTAAAATCTACTATACCATTTTTCTGATCTTTCATATCACTTTGGCAACAATAGGTGCTGTATTAGGGATTATCATGTTGTATACAGGGTATAAGAAACAGTATGCAAAGCATCGAAAGTTAGGTCCAATGACAAGTATTATCTGGTTTATTACAGCCATTACAGGAACAGCAGTTTATTTACTTCTTTATGTTTTCTACCATGGTGGCGAAACAACATCTGTTATAAAAGCAATATTAGGCTTTTAA
- a CDS encoding CAP domain-containing protein: protein MKILLRTVVIIAVLSAIGFYFSITDDNNQPDVLVENGDNPTKVEDNLKEAKENTQVLSVPKEGLGTLIGKSTSELKKKYGEPARIDPSAYEYDWWIYNKDDSKYFQVGILEDKVVTVYAIGNSVNITPYKIGQEVGEIYTMTPIETNISFNYENSSYRFELSEDEINNRPLIQIGDYYAQLYFDKFNGTLSSIRYMDARTLLHLRPYELVYRGELLETQNSVEDSEAIQEGNERQILDMTNVLRKRFELNTVEWDQPTAEVALGHSKDMFDTEDFSHTSEKYGDLEDRLKAGDVFYQVAGENIAAGYSDAPSVMEGWLNSKGHRECLLNDKFTHLGVGVFDKYYTQNFIEKW from the coding sequence CTGAAAATTTTATTAAGAACTGTTGTAATTATTGCAGTGTTATCAGCGATTGGATTCTATTTTAGTATAACAGATGACAATAATCAGCCAGATGTACTAGTTGAAAATGGTGATAATCCTACAAAAGTGGAGGATAATCTCAAAGAAGCGAAGGAAAATACGCAAGTTCTTTCAGTTCCTAAAGAAGGTTTGGGAACTTTAATCGGTAAAAGTACAAGTGAACTAAAAAAGAAATACGGAGAACCAGCTAGAATTGATCCATCTGCATATGAATATGATTGGTGGATTTACAATAAGGATGACTCTAAGTATTTTCAAGTTGGAATCCTAGAGGATAAAGTCGTTACTGTTTACGCAATTGGCAACTCAGTGAATATTACTCCTTATAAAATTGGACAAGAAGTTGGAGAGATTTATACGATGACGCCAATTGAAACAAATATTAGTTTTAATTATGAAAACTCCTCCTATCGATTTGAGTTATCAGAGGATGAAATAAATAACCGTCCATTGATTCAAATTGGCGATTATTATGCACAGCTATACTTTGATAAATTTAACGGTACTTTATCAAGTATTCGCTATATGGATGCCCGTACATTACTTCATTTAAGACCATACGAATTAGTTTATCGAGGAGAACTATTAGAGACACAGAATAGTGTGGAAGATAGTGAAGCAATTCAAGAGGGCAATGAACGACAAATATTAGATATGACGAATGTGTTAAGAAAAAGATTTGAACTCAACACTGTGGAATGGGATCAACCTACTGCTGAGGTAGCTTTAGGTCATAGTAAGGATATGTTTGATACAGAAGACTTTTCCCATACTTCTGAGAAGTATGGAGATTTAGAGGATCGTCTAAAAGCAGGAGATGTATTTTATCAAGTTGCTGGAGAGAATATCGCAGCAGGTTATTCAGATGCACCATCTGTAATGGAAGGTTGGCTAAACAGCAAAGGTCATCGTGAATGTTTATTAAATGACAAATTTACTCATCTTGGGGTAGGGGTATTTGATAAATATTATACGCAGAATTTTATTGAAAAATGGTAA
- a CDS encoding YlbD family protein has product MANKKLHPSVEEFKAFVKENPNVLKEARSGKVTLQELYEDWYLLGPNDARWEGLLDGSTINSTKKEEETSSNRTVWMSNIVDTLKNMDQNQIQGYLANLNQALGTIQGVISQFAPNSGSSGSSASTEQKPSGPFSFRQD; this is encoded by the coding sequence ATGGCTAATAAAAAACTTCATCCTTCTGTAGAAGAATTTAAAGCATTTGTAAAAGAAAATCCTAACGTATTGAAAGAAGCGAGAAGTGGGAAGGTGACTTTGCAGGAATTATATGAAGATTGGTATTTATTAGGTCCAAATGATGCGAGATGGGAAGGATTATTAGATGGTAGTACGATAAACTCCACAAAAAAGGAGGAAGAGACATCATCTAATCGAACTGTCTGGATGTCTAATATCGTTGATACATTAAAAAATATGGACCAAAATCAAATTCAGGGCTATTTAGCAAATTTAAATCAGGCTTTAGGAACAATACAAGGAGTCATTTCTCAATTTGCCCCGAATAGTGGTTCAAGCGGATCTTCTGCGTCAACAGAACAAAAACCTTCTGGCCCATTTTCATTTAGACAAGATTAA
- a CDS encoding YlbE-like family protein encodes MRQSIKEYIAQNSELQQFIREQPQWYRQLSRNPNQLEAFEIASLHYYKKTIPDHVQKFSNGVQMASMMVSMFQAMNAQS; translated from the coding sequence ATGAGACAAAGTATAAAAGAATATATTGCGCAGAATTCAGAATTGCAACAATTTATCCGGGAACAGCCACAATGGTATAGACAATTAAGCAGAAATCCGAATCAATTAGAAGCCTTTGAGATTGCCTCACTCCATTATTATAAGAAAACCATTCCAGATCATGTACAAAAGTTTTCAAATGGTGTCCAAATGGCTTCGATGATGGTTAGCATGTTTCAAGCAATGAATGCTCAATCTTAA